The Phycisphaerae bacterium genome window below encodes:
- a CDS encoding acetylxylan esterase, translating into MTIRPFLLAFPMVLLVINPLSAREPKEADKDVIYDESKVPPYDLPPLLVSSEGKAIATPEEWLGTRRPQIISMFASLVYGAVPTPQSPLKITSEVVKTDRQFLGGTATRKDVRIAFENTKGRAQLLILVFTPNEPAKPAPVFLILSFDNTRSNGFTAHPTEQGILRNGWPIGEFVKRGFGFVVVYQADLVGHNEVDFLNSVQRLFYSQGQSFPKAHEWGGIATVAWSASRVLDYLASDHDVDASRVAIMGHSKCGKAALWAAARDPRFAMVVAAESGHGGAALWRRKCGETLEKMVTRFPYWLCRNALKFANHEDDLPVDQHMLLACIAPRPLYVMSGVEDTWADPRGEYLSAYHASAVYRLLGKKGLESDTPPPVGQAIIKSDVGYHIRAGGHSLETFDCERVLDFADYHLTKR; encoded by the coding sequence ATGACCATCAGACCATTTCTGTTGGCCTTTCCCATGGTTCTACTGGTAATCAACCCGCTCTCCGCGCGCGAGCCCAAGGAAGCCGACAAGGACGTGATCTACGATGAAAGCAAGGTCCCTCCCTATGACCTGCCGCCGCTGCTTGTGTCGTCGGAAGGCAAGGCGATCGCCACTCCCGAGGAGTGGCTCGGTACCCGCCGCCCCCAGATCATCTCAATGTTCGCTAGCCTGGTGTATGGGGCTGTGCCGACACCCCAGTCGCCGCTCAAGATAACGTCCGAGGTGGTCAAGACGGACCGCCAATTCCTGGGCGGCACCGCCACCCGCAAGGACGTCCGCATCGCCTTCGAGAACACCAAAGGAAGAGCCCAACTGCTGATTCTGGTGTTCACCCCGAATGAACCCGCCAAACCCGCCCCCGTCTTCCTGATACTCAGTTTCGACAACACCCGCAGTAACGGTTTCACCGCCCACCCCACTGAGCAAGGGATTCTGCGTAACGGGTGGCCGATTGGCGAGTTCGTCAAACGCGGCTTCGGATTCGTGGTGGTGTACCAAGCGGATCTCGTCGGGCACAACGAAGTGGACTTCCTCAACAGCGTCCAACGGCTGTTCTACAGCCAGGGCCAGAGCTTCCCCAAAGCGCACGAATGGGGGGGGATCGCGACAGTCGCCTGGAGCGCGTCTCGGGTGCTGGATTACCTCGCCTCGGACCACGACGTCGATGCCTCGAGGGTGGCGATCATGGGGCACTCCAAGTGCGGCAAGGCTGCCCTGTGGGCCGCGGCCCGGGACCCGCGTTTCGCGATGGTCGTCGCGGCCGAATCCGGCCATGGCGGCGCGGCTCTTTGGCGCCGCAAGTGCGGCGAGACGCTTGAGAAAATGGTGACGCGGTTTCCCTACTGGCTCTGTCGCAACGCATTGAAATTCGCCAATCACGAAGATGATCTGCCGGTGGATCAACACATGTTGCTGGCCTGCATCGCGCCGCGGCCGCTTTATGTCATGAGCGGCGTCGAGGACACCTGGGCAGACCCGCGCGGCGAGTACCTCTCGGCCTACCACGCCAGCGCGGTGTATCGACTTCTGGGAAAGAAGGGGCTTGAGTCGGATACTCCTCCACCTGTGGGACAGGCGATCATCAAGTCCGACGTGGGCTATCATATTCGCGCGGGCGGGCATTCCCTCGAAACATTTGACTGTGAACGGGTCCTGGACTTCGCGGATTATCACCTGACGAAGAGATAG